The genomic DNA GCTGCTCGATCGCATTCTGTAATGCCTTCGATGGCAGCGCCGCTGGCTGCCGTTCATCCATTGCCCACCCTACGATACGACGAGCAAACAGGTCCAGTACAACGGCTAGGTGCAACCAGCCTTCACCGGTCATGATTGACGTGATATCGCCCACCCAGACGCGGTTCGGCGCGGTTACGTTAAAGGCACGTTTGACCAAGTCTGGTGCTGGGGGAGCGGTGTTTTGGTGCTTGTGCATCACCCGAAATTTTGCCACCCGCCTTGCCACCAGCCCTGCATCCTTACGCAACCGCGCCACACGGTGTTTGCCGCAAACGATGTTCTGCTGATTGAGCATTTTCCAGGTCCGGACAATGCCCAAAGCATTCCGATGTAGCTGATGCAGCTGCACGATTTTCTCTCGCAGCTCAAGGTTCTGCATAGAACGGATGCTCGGTGCCCTGTCGCGATAGGCGTAGTAGCTGGCACGGCAAATTTCGAGCGCGCGGCAGAGCGCCTTGATTGGATAGGTCTTTGAGTGCCGTTCGATGTAGGCGTACTTTACCGCTTCCCTCGCTTCAAGTACGCGTCGAACTTTTTTAGGATCTCGACCTCCTGCTCAAGCGCCTTGATCTTGCGTTGCAGCTTCGCAGTCTCTGATTCCTTCTGCCCTGGCTTGCGTCCTCGGGCGCCAAAGCTCGATTCAGGACCGCCTTGATCAAGCGCTGCGGCCCATTTGTAGAGTTGCGTGCGGCGCACACCAAGCTCTACAGCCAGCGCCGACACGCTCTGGTTATCGTCCTTCATCCGCGCGACTGCGGCGAGCTTGAACTCTTTCGTGAACACCGCTCGTGGTTGCGGTTCCTTCGTTGAATCGGCTGCAATAGCAGCAATACGTGGCTTTGATTTCATAGGTTCCTCTAGGGGATATTGTCCCCTAAAACGAGATGTCTATGAAACCTGGCACCTCTCAGTTCGAGGCGCTGGCCAAGGCGCTGATCGTCGATACTGTTTGTGCCTGTACCGCAGTCGCTGCCAGCAGTGCTGTAGCGATCGCTGCGCGGATTATCAGGTTAATTCTTTTCATCGCATTTCCTTTTGAGCGTATCGATTATGAAGGGCTGGCAATCCAGCCCGGCGTCACCAGACGCCAACCCGATGTTATCTTGAACACAACACCCACACTCTATCGAATTGTCACGCCGCCGGATCAGCAGCGCACTGTTGCATTGGATCGGCGCTGTCCTGCAGTAGTCTCGCGCATCCGGCACGCGCGACCTCGCGCGGCAATTCCACGGAGCTACCGGCCCGACACTGTTCCACGAGCCATCCTTTGCGCCGGTCGTCGTCCCCCACCGCCAACCCAACCATCAAAGCAGGTAAAATGCACCCCTGACAACCCGCGCCGCCCTGGCGCGCCAGCCTTACCGACTCCCAGAAATGAACGTTCCAGCCGAAATCAACGCCGCCGCCGTCAAGCACAGCCCTGCCGAAAAAGTCACGCCGATGATGCAGCAGTACCTGCGCATCAAGGCCGAACACCCGACGATGCTGGTGTTCTACCGGATGGGCGACTTCTATGAACTGTTCTTCGACGATGCCGAGAAGGCCGCCCGCGTGCTGGGCATCACCCTGACCGCGCGCGGCTCGCAGGGCGGCGTGCCGATCAAGATGGCCGGCGTGCCGTTCCATTCTCTGGACGGCTACCTGGCCAAGCTGGTCAAGCTGGGCGAGTCGTGCGCCATCTGCGAGCAGATCGGCGATCCCGCCACCAGCAAGGGCCCGGTCGAACGCAAGGTCGTGCGCATCGTCACACCCGGCACCTTGACGGACTCGGACCTGCTGCCGGAGAAGTCGGAGCGCCCGCTGCTGGCGATGTTCGTCATGGGCCAGCGCAAGCAGCACACCGCCGGCCTGGCCTGGCTGTCGCTCGCTTCCGGCAACCTGCGCCTGATGGAGTTCTCCGGTGAACAGCGTGCCGTGCAGGCGCGCCTGCAGCAGGAGCTGGAGCGCATCGCGCCGGCCGAGATCCTGCGCGCCGACAGCGGCGAGCTGTTCGACGAAATCACGCTCTGCCACGTCAACAATGTGCCGGAATGGCACTTCGACGTCGTCCATGGCCACAAGGCGCTGCTGGACCAGCTGGGTGTCGCCACCCTGACGGGCTTCGGCGCGGACGGCCTCGGTGCCGCCTTCGGCGCGGCCGGCGCGCTGCTGCGCTATGCCCAGTCCACCCAAGGGCGCGGCCTGCAGCACGTGAAGAGCCTGGCGTGCGAGACGGAGAACGAATACATCGGCCTGGACGCCGCCACGCGCCGCAACCTGGAGCTGACCGAGACCATCCGCGGCCAGGAGTCGCCCACCCTGTTCTCGCTGCTGGATGGCTGCCGTACCGCGATGGGCTCGCGGCTGCTGCGCCACTGGCTGCACCATGCGCGGCGCGACCAGTCGGTGGCGCGCGCGCGCCACGATGCGATTTCCGCGCTGATGCAGGACGATGCCACCGGCTCGCTGTCGTATCACCTGCAGCACGTGCCGGACATCGAGCGCATCACCACGCGCGTCGCGCTGCTCACGGCACGTCCGCGCGACCTGGCCGCCCTGCGCGACGGCCTGCAACAGCTGCCCAAGCTGCAGAAATCGCTGGAACGCGTGCTGGCCCTGGACAATGCCGACAGCCTGCTGCGCCGCACCCACGACGCGTTGGCCACGCCCGAGGCCTGCGTCGACCTGCTGGTGCGCGCCGTGATGCCGGAGCCGGCCACGATGGTGCGCGACGGCGGAGTCATCGCGCGCGGCTTCGACGCGGAGCTGGACGAGCTGCGCGGCCTGTCCGAGAACGCCGGCCAATACCTGGTCGAGCTGGAGGCGCGCGAGCGTGCCCGCACCGGCATCGCCAACCTGCGCGTGGAGTACAACCGCGTGCACGGCTTCTACATCGAGGTCACCAACGGCCAGGCCGACAAGGTGCCGGACGACTACCGCCGCCGCCAGACCCTGAAGAACTGCGAACGCTACATCACGCCGGAACTGAAGGCCTTCGAGGACAAGGCCCTGTCCGCGCAGGACAAGGCGCTGGCGCGCGAAAAAATCCTGTACGACCAGCTGCTGGCCGACCTGGCGCCGTTCATCGGCACCTTGCAGTCGATCGCCCAGGCCGTGGCGCAGCTGGACACCCTGACCGCGCTGACGGAACACGCACTGCGCAACAACTGGTGCGCGCCGCAACTGGTGCAGCACGCCTGCATCGATATCGTGGCGGGCCGCCACCCCGTGGTGGAAAACCAGATCGAGCGCTTCATCGCCAACGACTGCAAACTCGTCGACGAGCGCCGCCTGCTGCTGATCACGGGCCCGAACATGGGCGGTAAATCGACCTTCATGCGCCAGGTCGCGCTGATCACGCTGCTGGCCTATATCGGCAGCTACGTGCCGGCCGAGCGCGCGACGATCGGCCCGATCGACCGCATCTTCACCCGCATCGGCGCCACCGACGACCTGGCCGGCGGGCGCTCCACGTTCATGGTGGAGATGACGGAGGCCGCCACGATCCTGAACGGCGCCACCGAGCACTCGCTGGTGCTGATGGACGAGATCGGGCGCGGCACCTCCACCTTCGACGGCCTGGCGCTGGCCTGGGCCATCGCGCGCCACCTGATCGACACCAGCCGCAGCTTCACCTTGTTCGCCACCCACTATTTCGAACTGACGCAGCTGCCGGAAAGCCATCCGACGGCGGCCAATGTGCACCTGTCGGCCGTGGAGCACAAGGACAGCATCGTGTTCCTGCACGCCGTGCAGGACGGCCCCGCCTCGCAAAGCTACGGCCTGCAGGTGGCACAGCTGGCTGGCGTGCCGCAGCCCGTCATCAAGGCCGCGCGCAAGCACCTGGCGCGCCTCGAAGCGCAGGCGCTGGATGCGACACCGCAGCTGGACCTGTTCGCGGCACCCGTGCCGGACTGCGACGACGAACCGGCCGCCGCGCCGACCCCGGCGCCGGCCGCCAGTCCCGCCCTGCGGGAGCTGATGGACGCCTTGGGCGAACTCGATCCGGATGCGTTGTCGCCACGCGAAGCGCTGGACCGGCTGTACCAGTTGAAGCGCCTGGCCACGCCCGCACTGGCCGCGACGCCGGCATGAAATCACTGGCCGCGCGCCTGCTGACGGCGCTGGCGCTGGGCGCCATGCTGGTCGGCGCGCGTGCGGCCGCAGCCGTCGAAGATCCTTTCGACTTTGTCGTGATCGGTCACACCTTCTCCGGCGAGAGCGGCGACGACGACCTGAAACGCACGATCGCGCGGGCCGACAAGGCCAAGCCCGCGTTCGTCGTCGCGGCCGGCATCAAGTCGGCCAGCGAAGCCTGCAGCGACAAGCTGTACCAGCAGCGCAAGGCGCTGCTGAACAAGTCCGACCGCCCGCTGATGCTGGTGCTGGCGGCGGGCGACTGGACCGACTGCCGCAATTCCGCCGGCCGCTCCAATGCGCTGGAGCGCCTGAACCGCATCCGCGAGCTGTATTTCGACAGCCGCGACTCGCTGGGCGAGCGCAAGCTGGAGCTGAACCGGCAGTCCACCATCACCAAGTTCCGCAGTTACGCGGAAAACGCCTACTGGGAACGGGGCAGCGTGCTGTTCGCCACGATCAACCTGCCGGCCAACAACAACCACTATCTCAGCGAGGCCGGCCGCAACAGCGAATACGAAGACCGTTTCGTCGCCAACCGGGCCTGGCTGCAGCGCCTGTTCGGCATGGCGAAGCGGCGCAAGCTGGACGGCCTGGTACTGTTCTCGGACGGCGACCTGCGGGCCCACGTCGAGCAGGGCTTCTCGCTGCTGGCCGGCTTCTCGGCCAAGCAGGACGGCTTTGCCGACACGCGCAAGCTGGTGCGCACGCTGGCGGAAAAATATCCGGGCAAGGTGCTGCTGATCGATACCGCGCGTCCCGTGCTCGAGGCGGCCGGCGCCAAGGGCGCGGAGCCGGCGGGAACGTTGTCATGGCACGGCAACCTGGGCCACGTGACCTTGACGGGCGAGTGGAACGCGGTGCGGGTCGAGCCCGGCAGTGCCAGCCTGTTTACGCTGGTGCCGGACAGCCATGCGTCGCCAGCCGGCAAGCCCGACGCAAGAAAGGCAGAGAAGGCGGAGAAGGCGGAGAAAGGCGAGAAGGCCGCCAAGGCCGAACGGGCGCCCTGAAACGAGATCGGGCCGCCAAGGCGGCCCGACCGGGAGTGATGCTTAGTGAATCGGCTGGGTGCGGAACTGGTCGCCCGCCTCGCCTTCGTCCTCGTCATCGTCGTGATGGTGGTGGCCGTGGGCGCCGTGCACGTGCTCGTGGGCGATTTCCTCTTCGGTGGCTTCGCGCACGTCCGTCACCTTTAGTTCGAAGCGCAGCGCCATGCCCGCCAGCGGATGGTTACCGTCCAGCACGACCTTGTCTTCGGCGATGTCGGTCACGGTGAAGATCATCGCTTCCTCGTCGCTGTCGCCGTCCGGCATGCCTTCGAATTGCATGCCCACTTCCAGCGGTTCCGGCAGGCGCGCGCGCGGCTCGACCTTGACCAGGTTCGGGTCGTAGTCGCCAAAGGCGTCCTCAGGCTCGATCTGGATCGTGTTCTCGTAGCCCACGTCCTTGCCTTCCAGCTCTTCCTCGATCTTCGGCAGCGTGTTCTCGTACCCGCCGTGCAGGTACACCATGGGCTGGCGACCGTCTTCGATCAGATTGTTCTGAGCGTCGGACAGCTTGTACTGCACGGTCACGACGGTATTCTTGGCGATCTTCATCTTTACATCCTTTCAGGTCTGGTAGCGCGCATTATAACCGCACAGGGGTGGACACTGCCGCCGCCATCGCCGCGCTGGCGCCGCTTTCGGCACGGTGGATCAACTATAATCCCGTCCATGAAAAAAGACGCTCCCCTCCGCCTCCTGGGCGACATCACGCCGGCGCAGTTCATGCGCGACTACTGGCACAAGAAACCCCTGCTGATCCGCCAGGCCATCCCCGGCTTCGGGCCGCTGCTGCCGTTCGCGCAGCTGGCCGAGCTGGCGACCAAGGACTATGTCGAGTCGCGCCTGGTCACCTTGACGGACGGCCAGTGGGACATGCAGCATGGGCCGTTGCAGGAATTGCCGCCGCGCACGCAGCGCGAGTGGACGATGCTGGTGCAGGGCGTCAACCTGCAGGACGACGCGGCCGACGCGCTGCTGCGCCAGTTCCGCTTCGTGCCGGATGCGCGCCTGGACGACCTGATGGTCAGCTTCGCCACCGACGGCGGCGGTGTCGGGCCGCACTTCGATTCCTATGACGTGTTCCTGCTGCAGGCCGAAGGCCAGCGGCGCTGGCGCATCGGTCCGCAGAAGGACCTGTCGCTGGTGGAGGGCCTGCCGCTGAAGATTCTCAGCAAGTTCAAGCCGACCGAGGAATTCGTGCTGGAGCCGGGCGACATGCTGTACCTGCCGCCGCACTACGCCCATGACGGCGTGGCGATCGGCGATTGCCAGACGTATTCGATCGGCTTCCGCTCGCCGTCCTACCAGGAGCTGGGCGAGGCCTTCCTGCAGTTCATGGCCGACTCGATCGACCTGCCCGGCCGCTATGCCGACCCGGACCTGGCGCCGTCGGGCAAGCCGGCCGAGATCCCGAAGCACATGCTGGGCACGATCGCGGATGAGCTGAACAAGATGCAATTCACCGAAGACGACTTCACGATCTTCCTGGGCGAATACCTGTCCGAGCCGAAGCACAATGTGTTCTTCACCGGCCCGGACAAGCCGCTGCCGGCCGGCCGTTTCGCGCAGACGGCGGCGAAAAAGGGTGTCACGCTGTCGCGCAAGACGCAGATGCTGTACCGTGGCAAGCACGTCTTTATCAACGGCGAATCGTTCGCCATCGGTCGCGCCGACAAGGCGACGCTGGAAGCGCTGGCCAACGAGCGCAAGCTGGACGGTGCGGCCGTCGCGGCGGCCTCGGAAGACGTGATGGAAGCGCTGTTCGCGTGGTACACGGACGGCTGGCTGGAACTGAACTGACGTAGTCGCCGGACAGGAGGCGCGATGGAGCGGCAAGCATTCGATACCCGGGCTGCATTCCAGGCCCAGCTGGCGCTGCTGCTCGGTCGCGCCCGCGTCTCGCTGCGCATGTTCGACCCGGACTATGCCGACTGGCAACTGGGCAGTGCCAGCACCGACGCCTTGCTGCGCGCGTTCCTGCGCGGCGGCGGTAGCCTGCAACTGGTGGCGCACAGCAATGCCCGCCTGGAGCGCGACGCGCCGCGCTTCCTGCGCCTGCTGCAGGATTACGGCCACCTGATCGAATGCCGCGTGACCAACCGCTCACTGCGCCACCTGACGGATTCGTTCTGCGTGGCGGACGAGCGGGACATCGTGCGGCGCTTCCACCGCGATTTTTTTCGCGGCGAAGCAGATTTCGATGCGCCTTCGTCAACCCAAACGTGCCTGGAGCGTTTTGAGGGTATCTGGGCTGAGACGACGGCTGGTTTACATGCAAATGTCACTGGCTTGTGAGCTGGAAATCAGTACAATCTTGCCCGTTCGACAGCGTAGTCTGCGTTCTGTTTGGTGGTGCCGGTAAAGCTGCGTAAAAGTAGTGCAGAGTTGCGTGTCTGATATTGCCTTTGTGCAAAATAGTTATGGATTCGTCTCGTGCTGCTATTGCGACGCTACAAGAATCGCTATAATATTCGGTTAGGAAGTTTCCGTTGTCAGGGGCACCATATGGTCCGAACGACCACGAAACGCCCTAATGAGCGATAATTACCGGTAATTATTCATCGCAACACTGTAATTTTGTGAATTAATTAAGGAAAACAAATGAAAAAATCCCTGCTGATCGCCTCCCTGCTGGCTGTTGCTCTGGCTGCTTGCTCCAAGAAAGAAGAAGCTCCTGCTGCGCCAGTCGCAACCCCAGAAGCAACCGCTCCTGCTGCTGACGCTGCTGCTACCCCAGCTGCTCCTGCTGCTGACGCTGCTGCTACCCCAGCTGCTCCTGCCGCTGCTGACGCTGCTGCTTCGGCTGCTGCTGACTCCGCTGCTGCTGCTTCGCAAGCTGCTTCGGCTGCTTCGGAAGCCGCTTCGGCTGCTGCTGCTGCTGCCAAGTAA from Pseudoduganella armeniaca includes the following:
- a CDS encoding IS3 family transposase, giving the protein MERHSKTYPIKALCRALEICRASYYAYRDRAPSIRSMQNLELREKIVQLHQLHRNALGIVRTWKMLNQQNIVCGKHRVARLRKDAGLVARRVAKFRVMHKHQNTAPPAPDLVKRAFNVTAPNRVWVGDITSIMTGEGWLHLAVVLDLFARRIVGWAMDERQPAALPSKALQNAIEQRRPAPGLICHTDQGAVYSANEYQAVVESFGGRQSMSRRGNCHDNAVVESFFSTLKNELTHHTTYTTRAEAISAISDYIELYYNRVRPHTTLKYRSPMQLEMEQL
- a CDS encoding transposase, whose protein sequence is MKSKPRIAAIAADSTKEPQPRAVFTKEFKLAAVARMKDDNQSVSALAVELGVRRTQLYKWAAALDQGGPESSFGARGRKPGQKESETAKLQRKIKALEQEVEILKKFDAYLKRGKR
- the mutS gene encoding DNA mismatch repair protein MutS; this translates as MNVPAEINAAAVKHSPAEKVTPMMQQYLRIKAEHPTMLVFYRMGDFYELFFDDAEKAARVLGITLTARGSQGGVPIKMAGVPFHSLDGYLAKLVKLGESCAICEQIGDPATSKGPVERKVVRIVTPGTLTDSDLLPEKSERPLLAMFVMGQRKQHTAGLAWLSLASGNLRLMEFSGEQRAVQARLQQELERIAPAEILRADSGELFDEITLCHVNNVPEWHFDVVHGHKALLDQLGVATLTGFGADGLGAAFGAAGALLRYAQSTQGRGLQHVKSLACETENEYIGLDAATRRNLELTETIRGQESPTLFSLLDGCRTAMGSRLLRHWLHHARRDQSVARARHDAISALMQDDATGSLSYHLQHVPDIERITTRVALLTARPRDLAALRDGLQQLPKLQKSLERVLALDNADSLLRRTHDALATPEACVDLLVRAVMPEPATMVRDGGVIARGFDAELDELRGLSENAGQYLVELEARERARTGIANLRVEYNRVHGFYIEVTNGQADKVPDDYRRRQTLKNCERYITPELKAFEDKALSAQDKALAREKILYDQLLADLAPFIGTLQSIAQAVAQLDTLTALTEHALRNNWCAPQLVQHACIDIVAGRHPVVENQIERFIANDCKLVDERRLLLITGPNMGGKSTFMRQVALITLLAYIGSYVPAERATIGPIDRIFTRIGATDDLAGGRSTFMVEMTEAATILNGATEHSLVLMDEIGRGTSTFDGLALAWAIARHLIDTSRSFTLFATHYFELTQLPESHPTAANVHLSAVEHKDSIVFLHAVQDGPASQSYGLQVAQLAGVPQPVIKAARKHLARLEAQALDATPQLDLFAAPVPDCDDEPAAAPTPAPAASPALRELMDALGELDPDALSPREALDRLYQLKRLATPALAATPA
- a CDS encoding FKBP-type peptidyl-prolyl cis-trans isomerase, whose product is MKIAKNTVVTVQYKLSDAQNNLIEDGRQPMVYLHGGYENTLPKIEEELEGKDVGYENTIQIEPEDAFGDYDPNLVKVEPRARLPEPLEVGMQFEGMPDGDSDEEAMIFTVTDIAEDKVVLDGNHPLAGMALRFELKVTDVREATEEEIAHEHVHGAHGHHHHDDDEDEGEAGDQFRTQPIH
- a CDS encoding ribosomal protein uL16 3-hydroxylase, whose product is MKKDAPLRLLGDITPAQFMRDYWHKKPLLIRQAIPGFGPLLPFAQLAELATKDYVESRLVTLTDGQWDMQHGPLQELPPRTQREWTMLVQGVNLQDDAADALLRQFRFVPDARLDDLMVSFATDGGGVGPHFDSYDVFLLQAEGQRRWRIGPQKDLSLVEGLPLKILSKFKPTEEFVLEPGDMLYLPPHYAHDGVAIGDCQTYSIGFRSPSYQELGEAFLQFMADSIDLPGRYADPDLAPSGKPAEIPKHMLGTIADELNKMQFTEDDFTIFLGEYLSEPKHNVFFTGPDKPLPAGRFAQTAAKKGVTLSRKTQMLYRGKHVFINGESFAIGRADKATLEALANERKLDGAAVAAASEDVMEALFAWYTDGWLELN
- a CDS encoding DUF7931 domain-containing protein; protein product: MERQAFDTRAAFQAQLALLLGRARVSLRMFDPDYADWQLGSASTDALLRAFLRGGGSLQLVAHSNARLERDAPRFLRLLQDYGHLIECRVTNRSLRHLTDSFCVADERDIVRRFHRDFFRGEADFDAPSSTQTCLERFEGIWAETTAGLHANVTGL